The window TGCCCTCGAGTTCGGACGATCACCTCGTGGTCAAACTCGAGGGAGGCTACAACGTCGGCATCGATCGCGACGAGGCCGACGCGACGGTACTCGAGGAGGACGTCTACGAGATCGACGGCGCGAGCGGCGACGACGGTGCCTCGGAGATCGAGTTCGACGACGACCTGCCGACGATCTCGCTGATCTCGACGGGCGGCACGATCGCCTCGACGGTCGACTACCGGACCGGCGCGGTGACGGCCCAGTTCGACGCCGAGGACGTCCTGCGTGCGGTCCCGGATCTCGCGGGCCGGGCGAACTACCGCGGCCGCGTCGTCGCGAACATCCTCTCGGAGAACATGGAGCCGCCGATCTGGCAGGACCTCGCGGAGGCGGTCCGCGAGGAGATCGAAGCGGGCGCGGACGGCGTCGTCGTCATGCACGGCACCGACACGATGCAGTACTCCGCATCCGCGCTCGCGTTCATGCTCGAGACGCCGGTCCCGATCGTCTTTACCGGGTCCCAGCGCTCGGCCGATCGCCCCTCCTCGGACAACGTGATGAACGCCGTCTGTGCCGTCGAGGCCGCGAAGAGCGACTGTGCGGAGGTGCTCGTCTGCATGCACGCCTCCGAGAGCGACGACCGCTGTGCGCTCCACCGGGGCACCCGCGTCCGGAAGAACCACACCTCGCGACGCGACGCCTTCGAGACGATCGGCGCGGAACCGCTCGGCGAGGTCGACTACGAGTCCGAGGACGTCACGTTCTACCGGGAATACCGAACCCGAGACGACGGCGACCTCGCGCTCGAGGCCGACCTCGCGGAGGACGTCGAACTGCTCAAGTTCACACCCGGGATGGACCCCGCGTTCCTCGACGTCGTCGAGGGGGCCGACGGGCTGGTCCTCGAGGGGACCGGCCTCGGTCACGTCCACACCGACCTCATCCCGCGGATCGAGGAACTCGTCGACGACGGGACGACCGTCGTGATGACCAGCCAGTGTCTCGAGGGCCGGGTCTGTGACCGCGTCTACGACACGGGCCGGGACCTGCTCGAGGCCGGCGTCATCGAGGCCGGCGACACCCTGCCCGGGACGGCGAAAGTCAAACTCATGTGGGCGCTCGAGAACGCCGACGACGTCGAGGAGGCGATGAGCACGTCCCTGGCCGGCGAACTGCAGGAGCGATCCGTCCCCTGGGAGTGAGCGATCGATGAGTCCGAACCCTTCGATCGAAGCGGATAGCGTGACGGATAGCGACGACGAAATTCGGATCCGGCGAGCGACCCACGACGACTACGAGGGCGTCCGCGCGTTCACCGAGGACATCTGGGACGACCGCGGCGGCGACTACATCCCCGAGATCTACCACGACTGGCTCGAGGACGAGGACGAACGCGACCGGAAGAAGACGTTCCTCGCGACCGTCGAGGAGACGCCGGTCGGCATCGTCCAGGCCGTGTTGCTCTCGCCCGACGAGGCCTGGTTCCAGGGGATCCGCGTGGCGGCCGACTACCGCGGACGAGGGATCAGCCGCCGGCTCAACGAGGCCTGCTTCGAGTGGGCCCGCGAGCGCGGGGCGACGGTCGGGCGGATCCTGATCCACTCCTGGAACACCGCCTCCTTCGCGGCGGCCCGCTCGAGCGGGTTCGAGCCGGTCACCCAGTTCCGCTTCGCCGAACCAGACCCCGATCCGGACGCCGGCGTCGACCCCGCCGCGGGGCCGGCACGGGTCACGAGCGACCCCCACGCCGCGTGGCGTTACTGGACCCACAGCGACGCCCGCGAACGCCTCGAGGGCCTCGGGATGGCACCCGAGGAGACGTGGGCGCTGCGGGAACTGACGCGGGCCGACTTCGAACGACTCGCGGACGAAACTGCCGTCTTCGCCGTCGAACGCGAGGAGGGGCTCGCCGCGACAGCCTACCGGACCCGGACCTACGACCGCGAGAACGACGACGGAACCGAGACGACGTGGGCCGAGTACGGCGTCGCCGGCTGGGAGGACGCCGACGCGGCCCGGCCGCTGTTCGCGGCGATTTCCCGCGACGCTGCGGCGGTCGGCGCCGACGAGACCCGCGTGTTGATCCCCGAGACGACTCGGTTCGTCACGGACGCCGCCTTCGCCGGGGCCGGTCTGGCGGAGGAGCCGGACTTCGTGCTCGGGGTCGACCTGACGGCCTGCTAGCGTCTCCGGGTTTCGGGCCGTCGACGCCTCGAGCGAACGGTTCTCCTCCTCCCAACGTTCCGTCTCGCTTCGTCTGCTGCCGTCGGCAGGCAACGGTACTTGTCGCTGGCCGTGGTGGAGCGGGTATGGTCGCCGAGAACCCACGAGAAACCCGACACGAAGAGATCGACGCGATCGTGGAGGCGAAAGCCGGCGGCGTCAGTCCGGTTCGCGACGAGGCGGACAAGTACACCGTCGTCGGCGCCGCCGACCGGAGCACGTTCGCGGACTGGCTGACACCGATCGAGGAGCACTTCGTCTGCCACCGGAACGATATCCCGGACGCCGACGAGGCTGCGTGGACCGTCTCGCTCACCGGTCAACTCGAGGGGAGCCTCTCCCCGTCGGCCGTCCGCGAGGAGTACCCGACCGTCGCGGTCGCCCATACGATGGAGTGTGCTGGCAACGGGCGCGGCCAGCACGAGCCCGAAACGGGCAGCGTCCAGTGGGGATTCGACGCGGCGGCGACCGCAGTCTGGACCGGCGCGCCGGTCCGTGCGATCCTCCGGGATTTCGGGGTCGACGACGCCGAGGGCCGCTGGCTGACTGCGGTCGGCGGCGACCGGTCCGACGGCGACGACGTGTTCGCCCGGTCGATTCCGCTCGAGAAGGCACTCGAGGACGCCGTCCTCGCCTACGGGATGAACGGCGAGGCGCTGCCGCGGGAGCACGGCTATCCGCTCCGGCTGATCGTCCCCGGCTGGTACGGCGTCAACAACGTCAAGTGGGTCGAAGAGCTGCGAGTCGCGGACGGGATGGTCGTCGACGGTGCGCTCGACCGCCCGGGCGATCACGCCGTCTGGCAGCAGGAATCCTACCGCATCCACCCCGCAGGGGCCGAACCGGAGGAGTGCGAGACGGTACCCGCGACCGACACGTGGGAGCAACTCGAGGGCGCGGTCGACCATCCCTACACCTTCGACGCGAACGTGATGTCGGTGATCGGCGCGCCGGACGGACGGTCAGCGGTGGCGCCGGATCCGGACGGGCAGGTCGAGATTAGGGGCGTCGCCTGGGCCGGCGACGACGCCGTCGAACGGGTCGAGCTGTCGACCGACGGCGGCGGGACGTGGGGCGACGCGGAGCTGTTCGGTCCCGACTACGCCGGCGCGTGGCGACTGTTCCGGTACGACTGGGTGGCCGAACCCGGTACTCACGCGCTGCTGTCGCGGGCGACCGACGCGGAGGGGCGGCGACAGCCGGCTCGCATCTCCGAACCGGACGCCTGGCGCGACGCGCTCGAGGACGACGCCTTCCCGTGGAACGAGGGCGGGTACGCCGCGAACGCGTACGAGCCGAACGGCCTGACGGTCGAGGTCGTCGCCCCCGAGGAGTGAGCGAGAGACGATCAGCCGCCGCTGACCGGCGGGAACAGCGCCAGTTCGTCGCCGCCCTCGAGTTCCGTCTCCAGCCCCTCCTCCTCGATCAGGACGTTCGTCCCGTTGCGGAGCACGTTGATCTGGGAGCGAAGCTCGCCCTCCTCGTCCAGCACGCGGTCCTCGAGGTCGGACCGGTCCGCGAGCAGTTCCTCGAGGGCGTCGCCGACGGTGTCGCCGGCGGCGGCCTCGACGGTGACGCGTTTCTCCCCTGCGCGTTCGGCGAGGTCGGCGAACAGTTTCCACTCCGTGGCCATGCGTGGCGGTATCCGTGCCGGAGGCAAGTAGCTACCGCTCCCGGCGGGTCGCTCCGTTCGCGTCCCCGAGTTGCCGCAGCGTTTCGGGTCGACCCAACACGTAGACCGTATCGCCGACCTGGAGCCGGGTTTCGTCGGACGGCACCGGGACGATCCCCCCCGATTCGGTTTCGCCTTCGTTCGTTGCTTCGTCGCTCCGCTGGAGGACCAGTACGAACCCTGGCAGGGAGCCGACGGTCGTCCCCTCGAGGGGGTCGGCCGCGTCGACGGTGCGGGTCGTTACCGTCTCATCGGCCGCCCGGAGCAGCGAAACGAGTTCCCGCTCGCCGCCGGGAGTACCGGGAAGCGTCACGAGTCGATAGTCGGCGTCGGCCTCGAGGGCGGCGGCGTCCTCCGCGTCGAGGGCGACGGTCGCGGTGTCGCCCGCGACTCCCCTGAGTTCCCCTTCGGCGAGCGGCCGTGTCGACTCGCCGTCCTGTAGCCAGATTCCGACGGCGTCGCCGGGACTCGCGTCGGGTGCGGGGTCAGCGCGAAGCGCGACCGCGACCGTCTCCGGGCCGAGCGTCGGCCCGATTCCGGTCGGCCGGCCGCCGACCGCCAGCGACTCGACGGTGCCGTCGTCGCCGATCTCGACCTCGACGTGGCCGACCCCGTAATCGTGCTCGAGACGGGCGATCAGGCGTTCGCGCAACTGCTCGGTCGAGAGACGGCGCGGGAGCAGAAACGTCTGCCCGGCCAGTTCGTCCGCCGTGGCGGGGTCGACAGGGTCGTAGCCGTCGACGTCGTCGATCTCGGCCGGGAGTTCGACGGCGACGACGCGTCCCGCCGTCCGGAGGAGTTGTCCGACGTCGTCGATCGTTCGCGAGCCGGCCATCCAGCGGACGTCCCGGGCGATATGGTCGCCCAGTCGGCGGCCGCCGTCGGCGGCGATCGCGCTGGCGACGAACGCGACGATGGTGAAGACGGCAGTCTCGGCGTCGAGCAGCGACGTCGACCCGATGATCGCGTCCTGCAACGCGCTCTGGGTGTTCAGCCAGATCGCCACCGGCGCGATGCCGACCAGGATCGCCACGCCCTCCGGGACCGAATCCGCGCTGTACCATCGGAACGCGGCCGCCGCACAAGTCGCCGTTCCGCTGGCCAGCAGCGTAAACGAGAGCAGTCTGACGAGCGCATCGAACAGCACTTCCGAAGGGACCTGTCCCGGTATCGACGCGGCCTGCACGGCGATCATGGCTTCGTCGCCTCCTCGAGCGCCGCTATCGAGTCCGACGGCCCCGTGACGAAGACCTCGTCCCCGGGATCGAGCCCGGACTCGAGGTCGGGGGCGAACGTCAACCCGCTCCTGTGACCGTCGGCAGTGACGGTCTGGCGACGAACCGCGAGGATCGTCACGTCGGTCGGGGTGGACTCGACGGTTTCGTCCGCAGTCGTCCCTGTGATTCCGCCGGCCGTGTCGACGGTGAGCCGGCGGATCGCGTACCCGGCCCGCTTGACCAGCGCGAGGGCCTCGAACTCTCGGCTCGTGCCCCGCGAACGAACGATCAGGTGCGGTCGATCCGCCTCGAGGAGGGGCCTGACGTCCCAGCGAGGGACGGCGACGGCCACCCGTCCGGGACCGCCGACGGCTCCAGTCGACCGGTTCGGCTTCGTGGCCGGCCCGATCTCACCCGTTTCAGTCGTTGCCGCATCGTCATCGTCGGTCGCGGTCGGCTCGATTGCGTCCCCCGTTCCGACCGCCTCCGACCCATCCGCGTCCCTTTCGCTTCGAACGCTCAGAACGGTCCCCGTGATCGACCGACCGTCGAGGCGGATCGCAACCGAGTCGCCGCGAGCCAGGCCGGTCGGGACGAGCGTCGTCAGCGAGACCGCTTGCGCTCGCTCCGGGACCCGCCGCGAGAGGGTTCCCGTGGGCGGAGCCGCGGCGATCGTCGCCCCGGCCCGTTCGTCGATCGTCACCTCGACGTCCGTGAGGTCGTACTCGGTCCGCAACCGCTCCTCGAGTCGAACCTCGAGTTCCGACAGCGGAAGGTCGGCCGGAAGCCGCCAGAAGCCGTTCTCGAGCGAGCGCCGAAGTTCGGGCGACAACGGCGGGTAGCCTTCCATGTCCCGGATCTCGCCGGTCGGTCGAACGGTTACTTGCCCCATCGATCCGACGAGTTCGACGACGTCAGCCGAAAGCGTCCGCTGGCGGAGCGCGGTCAGCGAGACCCGGTGGGGGAGTTCCGCGCCGAGTTTGTCGCCCTGGTTGTGGGCGTAGAGCGCGAGCATGAGCACGACCAGAACCGCGACCAGCAACCGCGGCGACTGCGCGATCGTCGGTTCCACGAGTCCGAGGAGGCCGCCCTGGATGCTGGCGATCGACAGCGCGAGCACGACGACGCCGAACCCGGGGAGGGTCACCCCGGTGAAATATCGGACCAGAAACCCGAGCGATCCGGAGACGAACGCCGGAACGATACCGGTGAGCAGGCCGAGATAGAGCCCGAGCAGTACTTCGACCGGAAGCGCCATTGTGGACGGGTCGTACGGGATGGGTAAACGTGTACCGGAAAGTGGGTTCGAGCGGGAACCGACGGAGAACGAAGACGTTTATAATAACGAGGCGGAGCGGAGAGTATGGCCGATTCCCGGTCGCCTCGACCTCCAGCGAGAGCGGGGCTCCCCCGACGGATCCTCTCGGCACGTGCAGCCGTGCTGCTCGCGATGACGGTCGCCTTGCTCTCGGTCGCGACGGCCATCGTCAACATCGGGACCGACGCCGTCTACGGGCCGCTCGCCCCGCTCCTGCCGGACGCCGTCCGGAACGCCGCGGGCTTTACCGGCGCGCTCACCGGCTTCCTGATGGTCGGGAGCGCGCTCGCGCTCCGGCGCGGGCTGCGGGCCGGCTGGTGGGCGACGCTGCTGTTGTTGCCCCTGACCGCGGCCCAGGGGCTGCTCCAGGCCAGCCCGTACTCGCTCCCGCTCGTGGTCCTGTCGCTGGTCTCGATCCCCGTCCTGCTGGTCACCCGAAGCCGGTTTACCGCCTCGCTGTCGCTGTCGACGACCCAGATCGCCGCCGGGGCCGCGCTGGTCGGCGTCCAGTTCTACGGTACCATCGGCGGCTACGCCCTGCGGGACCACTTCGACGCCATCGATACCGTCCTCGATGCCTTCTACTTCACGCTGATCACCTCGAGCACGGTCGGATATGGCGACGTAACGCCGAATCCGGGCTCGACGGCGGCGATGCTGTTTACGATGTCGGTGCTGGTACTGGGGGTGGCCAGTTTCGGTATCGCGATCGGGGCGCTCGTCGGCCCCGCGATCCAGGCGAGAATCACGAAGACACTGGGAAAGATGACCGACTCCGAACTCGAACTGCTCGAGGATCACCTCCTCGTGCTGGGCTATAGCAAACTGACGGAACCGATCGTCGACGAACTCGCCGAGAGCGGTCGGGGGTTCGTCGTCGTAACGAACGATCAGGACGCGGCGGACGAACTCGGCGACCGCAATGTATCGGTGGTCACGGGCGATCCGAGCGACGAAGGACCGCTCGAGCGTGCGAAGATCGCCCGCGCGTCGGGGATCGTGGTCGCGACGGAGGAAGACGCCCGGGACGCGCTGGCGATCCTGACGGCCCGGCAACTCGCGCCGAACGCACGGATCGTCGCGGCCGCGACCGACCGGGAGAACACGAAGAAACTCGAGCACGCCGGCGCGGACACCGTGATCAGTCCGTCGGTCCTGGGGGGCCACCTGTTGATCCGTTCGGCGCTCGGCGACCACGACTCGGAACTGATCGAGCGGATCCTCGAGGGGGAAAAGAAGTAGTTGCGCCCGACCGTTACCAGTAGATAGTAGCACGATTTCTGTATTCAGAGTTCGATTCGCAACTGACTCGGGCCGTTCGGTCAGTACAGGTGCTTATGAATCGTTGATCCCAGCGATAGATCCGACCATGCCCAGAAGCATCAGTCCGTACCCTGCAACCCCGGCGGGAAGTGACGCTTGAAGAAGCAGTGACCCAGTAAATGCTCCAATACCACCGATAATAGCCCCTCGCTTCCGTGCAGACCGGGTAGGACTTCCACGAGAAAGTGACAGCAACTGTTCCTTATGCGCTAAAATCATCGATGTGAGAGCACTGTAGAGCGGAAACAGTGAAAGCGTGATCAGAAGGTCAGTTGTGGCGAATTCCGCGGCCAGAACTGTGACTATCAGTCCAACACCTACTGCAATGGTGTATCGGAGGGCAGGGCGCATACACTGAACTACAGCTACTGGAAACAAGTACGATACGGAATCTATACTTACCGCGATTTTCACGACTCACTCCGATTGACATCCTCCTCCGCCTGAAGGCGGAGGAATCCCGAGTCAAGCGAATCGAAGATTCGCGTACATCGCAAATCTCCGATTTGCTCAGCGTTGGGATATTAGGGTTTGCAGACTCCCTGCTCTCTCGGTGTGAACCGTCCGCTCTCGCGGTCGAACAGGAAGACTCCGGGCTGTGCCAACCAGCCGTTACTCATATCCCCCGTTGGGGGACTCTGAGTTATCTTTCGTCGAATATTCACCGCACCGTTCACGTCTGCATTCATCGCCGTTCCACACGACTCACAGACGTACAACCCCCGCTCCACACGGTTACTCTCCTGAATCTGCCCACAGCACGAGCACGTCTTTGAGGTGTTCTCCTCGTCTACGCGATCAACGAGGATGCCGTGTTCCTCAGCCTTGTATTCGAGCAGATTCGTGAACCGGTCGAACTCCCAGCCGTGGAGTTTCTTGTTCCCCGACGCTCCCCAGTCCCGCGAGTCGCCGCTGTCGTCTTCGCGGATGTCGCTGAGGTCGCCGACCGCGATCCTCCCAACGTCTTCCTCAACACACCGTTGCACGAGGTGTTTTGAAAGGGTGTGGAGGAAGTGGTCTTTGCGCCGGGAGAGCTTCCTGCGGGCTTTCCGCGCACGCTTTGACGGCCCGTTCTCGCCTTCCGTCTGATACTCCTCACGGGAGAAGTAGTGCTTGTCCTCTTTCAGCACGTTCCCCGGATACAGCTCCTTCGAGCTGCCCTCGTAGTCGATGGCGAGATAGTTGCTGATCCCGAGGTCGATGCCCGCCGTCTTATCTCCGGGAGCATCTTCAACCGGAATCTCTTTCTTGCAGACGAGGTGGAGTTCCCAGCGGTCGCCGTTCCAGACGGCACGCACCTGCTGAATGTTCTCCACTTCTACGTCGGGTCGAGTTTCGTACTCCGCGAGGATGAAGTCAGATCGTCCGTCTTTCAGGTTCCAACCTTTCGAGAGGCGAAGCTGGCCGTGCTTGTCGTCGTGCTTGATACCTTTCTGTTTCCACGTTACGGTGGAGCGCGGGTGTCGGTCGCCACGTTTCCGATAACCGGGTGGGTTGTTGCCGTCGTCGGAGTTGAACCAACCATTGAACGCCTCAGCAAGTTCTTCGAGAACTCGCTGACTTGACTGAGAATGCAGATCACTGTAGCGTTCGTGGCCTTTCAACTCCGATTTCAACTCGGCTTCGCCGGGAATCTCACCGTCTTCGTCCCACCGGTCTTGGATGTAGTAACGTCCGACGTTCCACAGTTTGGATGCTGCGAACCCACACTGGTCGAGATCGTCACGAACCTGACTGTGGTTCGTGATGCGTGCGACGTAGGTGCGGGTTGTCTCCAACATCGTACCGTGTCCATAATCAGTTATGAAATATAGAGTATTAAAATCTATGTTCGGCGTGGAATATCCAACTCTATCGGAGTTTATGGCGCGTAACACGGAGTGACGGCGCGTATCCACGGCCTGAAGGCTGTGGTATTGCGCCTGTTCAGCGTATAACGAAACCGCATTTCCAACTACTGTTACTCCTCGTCCAGCGCGGGCGCACCCTCGAGGATCGCGACCCCGCTCGAGGCCCCGATGCGTTCGGCGCCGGCGTCAATCATGGCCATCGCCTCGTCGTAGCTGCCGACGCCGCCGCTTGCCTTGACGGGGAGGTACTCGCTCATGAGTTCGACGTCCGGGACGGTCGCGCCGCCGTCGGCGAAGCCCGTGGCGGTCTTGACCATCGTGGCGTCCGCTTCCTCGGCGGCCTCGCAGGCCAGGTGTTTCTCCTCGTCGGTCAGCAGCGCAGTCTCGATAATGACCTTGACCGGGATCGGGACGGCGGCGACGAGTTCGGCGAGTTCGTCCCTGACGGCGTCGGTGTCGCCCGCCTTGAGGCGGCCGACGTTGATCACCACGTCGAGTTCGTCCGCGCCGGCCTTCCAGGCCGCGACCCCTTCGCGTCGCTTGATCTCCGGGGCGTGCTGGCCGTGAGGGAAGCCGATGACGGTTGCGAGCGTCACGTCGGGGGCGTAGTCGGCCGCCTCCTCGACCGCGTAGGGCGGGATACAGGCGTTCATCCCGTGTTCCGCGGCCTCGTCGAGGAGCGAGCGAACGTCCTCGAGGGTCGTTTCGGGACCGAGTACCGTGTGATCGATCAGGGGCGCGAGTTCGCTGCGGTCCATAGCGGACCGATTCGCCGGATCGTGAAAAAGCCGTCCGATCCCTTTTGGTTCGGGGGCACCAACCGCTCCCCATGAACGAGAACCACCCCTCCGACGGGACCGTAGACGTCGACGCCGCGGTCGTCGATACCGCGGACGACATCGCCGAGATGCGGATCCGCGGGGCCGCGACCATCGCGGACGCGGCCGCCGAGGCGCTCGCGATCCAAGCCGAGCGCAGCGACGCCGACTCTCCCGCGGCGTTCCAGCGACAGCTCCGGACCGCCGCGAAGACCCTCTACGAGACGCGGCCGACCGCAGTCAGTCTCCCGAACGCGCTCCGGTACGTCCTCCGGGGGATGGAGGGCGAAACCGTCGCCGACCTGCGGGAGACGACGACCGCCCGCGCC of the Halobiforma lacisalsi AJ5 genome contains:
- a CDS encoding RNA-guided endonuclease InsQ/TnpB family protein, which encodes MLETTRTYVARITNHSQVRDDLDQCGFAASKLWNVGRYYIQDRWDEDGEIPGEAELKSELKGHERYSDLHSQSSQRVLEELAEAFNGWFNSDDGNNPPGYRKRGDRHPRSTVTWKQKGIKHDDKHGQLRLSKGWNLKDGRSDFILAEYETRPDVEVENIQQVRAVWNGDRWELHLVCKKEIPVEDAPGDKTAGIDLGISNYLAIDYEGSSKELYPGNVLKEDKHYFSREEYQTEGENGPSKRARKARRKLSRRKDHFLHTLSKHLVQRCVEEDVGRIAVGDLSDIREDDSGDSRDWGASGNKKLHGWEFDRFTNLLEYKAEEHGILVDRVDEENTSKTCSCCGQIQESNRVERGLYVCESCGTAMNADVNGAVNIRRKITQSPPTGDMSNGWLAQPGVFLFDRESGRFTPREQGVCKP
- a CDS encoding sulfite oxidase; this translates as MVAENPRETRHEEIDAIVEAKAGGVSPVRDEADKYTVVGAADRSTFADWLTPIEEHFVCHRNDIPDADEAAWTVSLTGQLEGSLSPSAVREEYPTVAVAHTMECAGNGRGQHEPETGSVQWGFDAAATAVWTGAPVRAILRDFGVDDAEGRWLTAVGGDRSDGDDVFARSIPLEKALEDAVLAYGMNGEALPREHGYPLRLIVPGWYGVNNVKWVEELRVADGMVVDGALDRPGDHAVWQQESYRIHPAGAEPEECETVPATDTWEQLEGAVDHPYTFDANVMSVIGAPDGRSAVAPDPDGQVEIRGVAWAGDDAVERVELSTDGGGTWGDAELFGPDYAGAWRLFRYDWVAEPGTHALLSRATDAEGRRQPARISEPDAWRDALEDDAFPWNEGGYAANAYEPNGLTVEVVAPEE
- the deoC gene encoding deoxyribose-phosphate aldolase, which translates into the protein MDRSELAPLIDHTVLGPETTLEDVRSLLDEAAEHGMNACIPPYAVEEAADYAPDVTLATVIGFPHGQHAPEIKRREGVAAWKAGADELDVVINVGRLKAGDTDAVRDELAELVAAVPIPVKVIIETALLTDEEKHLACEAAEEADATMVKTATGFADGGATVPDVELMSEYLPVKASGGVGSYDEAMAMIDAGAERIGASSGVAILEGAPALDEE
- a CDS encoding GNAT family N-acetyltransferase encodes the protein MSPNPSIEADSVTDSDDEIRIRRATHDDYEGVRAFTEDIWDDRGGDYIPEIYHDWLEDEDERDRKKTFLATVEETPVGIVQAVLLSPDEAWFQGIRVAADYRGRGISRRLNEACFEWARERGATVGRILIHSWNTASFAAARSSGFEPVTQFRFAEPDPDPDAGVDPAAGPARVTSDPHAAWRYWTHSDARERLEGLGMAPEETWALRELTRADFERLADETAVFAVEREEGLAATAYRTRTYDRENDDGTETTWAEYGVAGWEDADAARPLFAAISRDAAAVGADETRVLIPETTRFVTDAAFAGAGLAEEPDFVLGVDLTAC
- a CDS encoding ubiquitin-like small modifier protein 1 yields the protein MATEWKLFADLAERAGEKRVTVEAAAGDTVGDALEELLADRSDLEDRVLDEEGELRSQINVLRNGTNVLIEEEGLETELEGGDELALFPPVSGG
- a CDS encoding TrkA C-terminal domain-containing protein, whose product is MALPVEVLLGLYLGLLTGIVPAFVSGSLGFLVRYFTGVTLPGFGVVVLALSIASIQGGLLGLVEPTIAQSPRLLVAVLVVLMLALYAHNQGDKLGAELPHRVSLTALRQRTLSADVVELVGSMGQVTVRPTGEIRDMEGYPPLSPELRRSLENGFWRLPADLPLSELEVRLEERLRTEYDLTDVEVTIDERAGATIAAAPPTGTLSRRVPERAQAVSLTTLVPTGLARGDSVAIRLDGRSITGTVLSVRSERDADGSEAVGTGDAIEPTATDDDDAATTETGEIGPATKPNRSTGAVGGPGRVAVAVPRWDVRPLLEADRPHLIVRSRGTSREFEALALVKRAGYAIRRLTVDTAGGITGTTADETVESTPTDVTILAVRRQTVTADGHRSGLTFAPDLESGLDPGDEVFVTGPSDSIAALEEATKP
- a CDS encoding NAD-binding protein codes for the protein MADSRSPRPPARAGLPRRILSARAAVLLAMTVALLSVATAIVNIGTDAVYGPLAPLLPDAVRNAAGFTGALTGFLMVGSALALRRGLRAGWWATLLLLPLTAAQGLLQASPYSLPLVVLSLVSIPVLLVTRSRFTASLSLSTTQIAAGAALVGVQFYGTIGGYALRDHFDAIDTVLDAFYFTLITSSTVGYGDVTPNPGSTAAMLFTMSVLVLGVASFGIAIGALVGPAIQARITKTLGKMTDSELELLEDHLLVLGYSKLTEPIVDELAESGRGFVVVTNDQDAADELGDRNVSVVTGDPSDEGPLERAKIARASGIVVATEEDARDALAILTARQLAPNARIVAAATDRENTKKLEHAGADTVISPSVLGGHLLIRSALGDHDSELIERILEGEKK
- a CDS encoding TrkA C-terminal domain-containing protein, yielding MIAVQAASIPGQVPSEVLFDALVRLLSFTLLASGTATCAAAAFRWYSADSVPEGVAILVGIAPVAIWLNTQSALQDAIIGSTSLLDAETAVFTIVAFVASAIAADGGRRLGDHIARDVRWMAGSRTIDDVGQLLRTAGRVVAVELPAEIDDVDGYDPVDPATADELAGQTFLLPRRLSTEQLRERLIARLEHDYGVGHVEVEIGDDGTVESLAVGGRPTGIGPTLGPETVAVALRADPAPDASPGDAVGIWLQDGESTRPLAEGELRGVAGDTATVALDAEDAAALEADADYRLVTLPGTPGGERELVSLLRAADETVTTRTVDAADPLEGTTVGSLPGFVLVLQRSDEATNEGETESGGIVPVPSDETRLQVGDTVYVLGRPETLRQLGDANGATRRER
- the gatD gene encoding Glu-tRNA(Gln) amidotransferase subunit GatD; this translates as MQPGDRVRVDRDDRTYEGVLLPSSSDDHLVVKLEGGYNVGIDRDEADATVLEEDVYEIDGASGDDGASEIEFDDDLPTISLISTGGTIASTVDYRTGAVTAQFDAEDVLRAVPDLAGRANYRGRVVANILSENMEPPIWQDLAEAVREEIEAGADGVVVMHGTDTMQYSASALAFMLETPVPIVFTGSQRSADRPSSDNVMNAVCAVEAAKSDCAEVLVCMHASESDDRCALHRGTRVRKNHTSRRDAFETIGAEPLGEVDYESEDVTFYREYRTRDDGDLALEADLAEDVELLKFTPGMDPAFLDVVEGADGLVLEGTGLGHVHTDLIPRIEELVDDGTTVVMTSQCLEGRVCDRVYDTGRDLLEAGVIEAGDTLPGTAKVKLMWALENADDVEEAMSTSLAGELQERSVPWE